One window of Brachybacterium ginsengisoli genomic DNA carries:
- the hflX gene encoding GTPase HflX — protein MPIAFHPEPDSDADVDGTSAGGPGAEHVSGADRTEDAPAAARPTRDPLTERILARGDASLSAVTYDSETDGDQYDLADRQALRRVAGLSTELEDVTEVEYRQLRLERVVLAGLYTSGNTEQAETSLQELAALAETAGSEVLDGVLQRRAHPDPATFLGKGKAAELADLVAANGADTVIADGELAPGQRRALEDIVKVKVVDRTALILDIFAQHAKSREGKAQVELAQLEYLLPRLRGWGESMSRQAGGQVGGAGAGMGSRGPGETKIELDRRRIRDRMSKLRREIKAMAPGRDAQRADRRRHKIPAVAIAGYTNAGKSSLLNRLTGAGVLVENALFATLDPTVRRTTTPDGREYTYADTVGFVRHLPTQLIEAFRSTLEEVGDSDLLLHVVDASHPDPEGQIAAVRTVLGEIEGFDVPEVVVLNKADLAEPETIARIRSQVGDSVVVSARTGMGIEELRELIADRLPRPAVEVDLVVPYSRGDLISRVHTSGEVLSEEHLMEGTRLHARVDEALAAELRGAA, from the coding sequence GTGCCGATCGCCTTCCATCCCGAACCCGACTCCGACGCCGACGTCGACGGGACCAGCGCGGGAGGGCCCGGGGCCGAGCACGTCAGCGGAGCGGACCGCACCGAGGACGCTCCCGCCGCCGCTCGTCCCACCCGTGACCCGCTGACCGAGCGCATCCTCGCCCGCGGCGATGCGTCCCTCTCTGCGGTCACCTACGACTCCGAGACCGACGGGGACCAGTACGACCTCGCCGACCGCCAGGCGCTGCGCCGCGTCGCCGGGCTCTCCACCGAGCTCGAGGACGTCACCGAGGTCGAGTACCGCCAGCTCCGCCTGGAGCGCGTGGTCCTCGCCGGCCTCTACACCTCCGGCAACACCGAGCAGGCCGAGACCAGCCTCCAGGAGCTCGCCGCGCTCGCCGAGACCGCGGGCTCCGAGGTCCTCGACGGCGTCCTCCAGCGTCGTGCCCATCCGGACCCGGCGACCTTCCTCGGCAAGGGCAAGGCCGCCGAGCTGGCGGACCTCGTCGCCGCCAACGGTGCGGACACGGTCATCGCCGACGGCGAGCTCGCGCCGGGGCAGCGCCGTGCCCTGGAGGACATCGTCAAGGTCAAGGTCGTGGACCGCACCGCGCTCATCCTGGACATCTTCGCCCAGCATGCGAAGTCCCGGGAGGGCAAGGCCCAGGTGGAGCTCGCGCAGCTGGAGTACCTGCTGCCGCGACTGCGCGGCTGGGGCGAGTCGATGTCCCGTCAGGCCGGCGGCCAGGTGGGCGGCGCGGGCGCCGGCATGGGCTCGCGCGGGCCCGGCGAGACCAAGATCGAGCTGGATCGCCGACGGATCCGCGACCGCATGTCCAAGCTGCGCCGCGAGATCAAGGCGATGGCACCGGGACGCGACGCCCAGCGGGCGGACCGCAGGCGCCACAAGATCCCGGCCGTCGCGATCGCGGGCTACACGAACGCCGGCAAGTCCTCGCTGCTGAACCGGCTCACCGGCGCCGGGGTGCTGGTCGAGAACGCGCTCTTCGCGACCCTGGACCCGACGGTGCGGCGCACCACCACCCCGGACGGACGCGAGTACACCTATGCCGACACCGTCGGCTTCGTCCGCCATCTGCCGACACAGCTGATCGAGGCGTTCCGCTCGACGCTCGAGGAGGTCGGGGACTCGGACCTGCTGCTGCACGTGGTCGATGCCTCGCACCCGGACCCGGAGGGGCAGATCGCCGCCGTGCGCACCGTGCTCGGCGAGATCGAGGGCTTCGACGTCCCCGAGGTGGTGGTGCTGAACAAGGCGGACCTCGCCGAGCCGGAGACCATCGCCCGGATCCGCAGCCAGGTGGGCGACTCCGTGGTGGTCTCGGCACGCACCGGGATGGGCATCGAGGAGCTGCGGGAGCTGATCGCCGACCGTCTGCCGCGGCCTGCCGTCGAGGTGGACCTCGTGGTGCCCTACTCCCGCGGTGACCTGATCTCCCGGGTCCACACCAGCGGAGAGGTGCTCTCCGAGGAGCACCTCATGGAGGGCACGCGCCTGCACGCACGGGTCGACGAGGCGCTCGCGGCCGAGCTCCGCGGCGCGGCCTGA
- a CDS encoding class I SAM-dependent methyltransferase has protein sequence MDEHYFTPSPSTEDRRFPLQVRLAGRDLDLVSSASVFSGRGLDKATAVLLDRLDEIAEPPPGATIVDLGCGWGPIALTAAQLHPDAHVWAVDVSERARELTAENARRAGLDNVRVLAPDEIPEDLAPDAIWSNPPIRIGKEALHALLQEWTARLAPGGTAALVVGRNLGADPLARWLGEQLPDRRVEKVASAKGFRILEVGPAS, from the coding sequence GTGGACGAGCACTACTTCACCCCCTCCCCCTCGACCGAGGATCGCCGCTTCCCGCTGCAGGTGCGCCTGGCCGGTCGCGATCTCGACCTCGTCTCGAGCGCCTCGGTGTTCAGCGGACGCGGTCTGGACAAGGCGACCGCCGTGCTGCTGGATCGGCTCGACGAGATCGCCGAGCCGCCGCCCGGAGCGACGATCGTGGACCTCGGCTGCGGCTGGGGTCCGATCGCCCTGACCGCCGCGCAGCTGCATCCGGACGCCCACGTATGGGCGGTCGACGTCAGCGAGCGCGCCCGGGAGCTGACCGCGGAGAACGCCCGACGCGCCGGCCTGGACAACGTGCGCGTCCTCGCCCCGGACGAGATCCCCGAGGATCTGGCCCCGGACGCGATCTGGTCCAATCCCCCGATCCGGATCGGCAAGGAGGCCCTCCACGCCCTGCTCCAGGAGTGGACCGCCCGGCTGGCCCCAGGGGGCACCGCGGCGCTCGTGGTGGGCAGGAACCTGGGCGCGGATCCGCTCGCCCGCTGGCTCGGCGAGCAGCTGCCGGACCGCAGGGTCGAGAAGGTGGCGAGCGCGAAGGGCTTCCGGATCCTGGAGGTGGGTCCCGCCTCGTGA
- the dapF gene encoding diaminopimelate epimerase yields the protein MSERIDFTKGHGTENDFVVLDDPEGRMDLTAEQVRVLADRRAGIGGDGVIRAVRTRSAGIDAPEDAPEWFMDYRNADGSVAEMCGNGVRVIAAHLRRAGHVAEDRFALWTRAGVRTVEILGAPATPGADWSVRVGMGRSELTPAARSVVVDGHRLEAADVDMGNPHAVAFLPEGLELEDLDLQLRPPAADPAPAQGTNIELVASRGTRHVAMRVLERGVGETRSCGTGVAAVGVASALRAGDDSREPWTVDVPGGRLQVSWSADGEVQLTGPARLVADGTTLV from the coding sequence ATGAGCGAGCGCATCGACTTCACCAAGGGCCACGGCACCGAGAACGACTTCGTGGTGCTGGACGACCCGGAGGGTCGGATGGATCTGACGGCGGAGCAGGTCCGCGTGCTCGCGGACCGTCGAGCCGGCATCGGCGGCGACGGCGTGATCCGCGCGGTCCGCACCCGCAGCGCCGGCATCGACGCCCCGGAGGACGCCCCGGAGTGGTTCATGGACTACCGCAACGCCGACGGCTCCGTCGCCGAGATGTGCGGGAACGGGGTGCGCGTGATCGCCGCCCACCTGCGCCGAGCCGGGCACGTGGCCGAGGACCGCTTCGCCCTGTGGACCCGGGCCGGGGTGCGCACCGTCGAGATCCTCGGAGCGCCGGCCACGCCCGGCGCCGACTGGAGCGTCCGCGTGGGCATGGGGCGCAGCGAGCTCACGCCCGCGGCACGGTCCGTGGTGGTCGACGGGCATCGCCTGGAGGCGGCCGACGTCGACATGGGGAACCCCCACGCCGTGGCGTTCCTGCCCGAGGGGCTCGAGCTGGAGGACCTCGACCTGCAGCTCCGCCCGCCGGCCGCCGACCCGGCCCCGGCTCAGGGCACGAACATCGAGCTGGTCGCCTCCCGCGGCACGCGCCATGTGGCGATGCGGGTGCTCGAGCGCGGAGTGGGGGAGACCCGTTCCTGCGGGACGGGAGTGGCTGCGGTCGGGGTCGCCTCTGCGCTGCGCGCCGGTGACGACTCCCGCGAGCCGTGGACCGTCGACGTGCCGGGCGGCCGGCTGCAGGTCAGCTGGTCCGCGGACGGAGAGGTCCAGCTCACCGGTCCCGCCCGTCTGGTGGCGGACGGCACCACGCTGGTCTGA
- the miaA gene encoding tRNA (adenosine(37)-N6)-dimethylallyltransferase MiaA, translating into MDVAAASTAAGKSSPAPLIAVVGATATGKSDLAIALAEQLGGEVINADALQLYRGMDIGTAKVTVEERRGIPHHLLDVLEVTEEASVSAFQRAAREAVTAIRSRGRVPILVGGSGLYVRAALDEIEFPPTDPTVRARLEQRAADEGVGVLHRELVIADPEAARTIGSHDTRRIVRALEVVELTGRPFTAFLPRPVHHDASTVQLGLRLERPQLHERIASRVHRMVDDGLLEEIRSLRGRGLDRGRTARRAIGYEQGLAVLDGTLGCDQAIEDTISGTRRLVRKQDTWFRRDQRVRWLEADAGEELLPRAIAEIEAAVTAHGGHRP; encoded by the coding sequence ATGGACGTCGCCGCCGCATCGACCGCCGCCGGGAAGAGCAGCCCCGCGCCGCTGATCGCCGTGGTCGGCGCGACCGCGACCGGGAAGTCCGATCTCGCGATCGCCCTGGCCGAGCAGCTCGGCGGCGAGGTCATCAACGCCGACGCCCTGCAGCTGTACCGGGGGATGGACATCGGGACCGCCAAGGTCACCGTCGAGGAGCGTCGCGGGATCCCGCATCACCTGCTGGACGTGCTGGAGGTGACCGAGGAGGCGTCGGTCTCCGCCTTCCAGCGCGCCGCCCGCGAGGCGGTGACGGCCATCCGGTCCCGCGGCAGGGTCCCGATCCTGGTGGGCGGCTCGGGGCTGTATGTCCGTGCCGCGCTCGACGAGATCGAGTTCCCGCCGACGGACCCGACCGTCCGTGCCCGGCTCGAGCAGCGCGCCGCCGACGAGGGGGTGGGGGTCCTGCATCGGGAGCTCGTGATCGCCGACCCGGAGGCCGCTCGCACCATCGGGAGCCACGACACCCGCCGGATCGTGCGCGCGCTCGAGGTGGTTGAGCTCACCGGACGCCCCTTCACGGCCTTCCTGCCCCGCCCCGTGCACCACGACGCCTCCACCGTGCAGCTGGGGCTGCGCCTGGAGCGCCCGCAGCTGCACGAGCGCATCGCCTCGCGGGTGCACCGGATGGTGGACGACGGACTGCTCGAGGAGATCCGTTCCCTGCGCGGGCGGGGGCTGGACCGGGGCCGCACCGCGCGCCGCGCCATCGGCTACGAGCAGGGCCTGGCGGTGCTGGACGGCACCCTCGGCTGCGACCAGGCGATCGAGGACACGATCTCCGGCACCCGGCGCCTGGTGCGCAAGCAGGACACCTGGTTCCGCCGTGATCAGCGGGTGCGATGGCTCGAGGCCGACGCCGGTGAGGAGCTCCTGCCCCGGGCGATCGCCGAGATCGAGGCGGCCGTCACGGCGCACGGCGGGCATCGGCCGTAG
- a CDS encoding YbjN domain-containing protein, whose protein sequence is MTAPNESPVQTGKGSADALAPLSLERVEESLSRHGYAFVEDEEHPEILRARFDDYRFQFMISGDEHGVLQTRGRWSHSVDVSRKVEMVKLCNEWNMNRIWPKVYVRRESEGLLGVYGELAADFRAGALDSQIDNGITCGLSTVIAFFHSLEERLGAELDDLDS, encoded by the coding sequence GTGACTGCACCGAACGAGTCCCCTGTTCAGACGGGCAAGGGATCGGCCGACGCCCTGGCTCCCCTGTCCCTGGAGCGGGTCGAGGAGAGCCTCTCGCGTCACGGCTATGCCTTCGTCGAGGACGAGGAGCACCCGGAGATCCTCCGTGCCCGCTTCGACGACTACCGATTCCAGTTCATGATCTCCGGCGACGAGCACGGCGTGCTGCAGACCCGCGGCCGCTGGAGCCACTCGGTGGACGTCTCCCGCAAGGTCGAGATGGTCAAGCTCTGCAACGAGTGGAACATGAACCGGATCTGGCCGAAGGTCTACGTGCGCCGGGAGTCCGAGGGGCTGCTGGGCGTCTACGGCGAGCTCGCCGCGGACTTCCGGGCCGGGGCCCTGGACTCCCAGATCGACAACGGGATCACCTGCGGGCTGAGCACCGTGATCGCCTTCTTCCACAGCCTCGAGGAGCGCCTCGGCGCCGAGCTGGACGACCTCGACAGCTGA
- the miaB gene encoding tRNA (N6-isopentenyl adenosine(37)-C2)-methylthiotransferase MiaB — MSHSSLAPHPSSDPSLDAATPPRGTYQVRTFGCQMNVHDSERLTGMLEESGYVAAPAGADARRGEVDVIVFNTCAVRENAAKKLYGTLGSLRPGKDANPGMQIAVGGCLAQKDRDAIVESAPWVDVVFGTHNLGSLPVLLDRSRHNAEAQVEILESLEVFPSTLPTRRESSYAAWVSISVGCNNTCTFCIVPSLRGKEKDRRPGEVLAEVRDVVESGAIEVTLLGQNVNSYGVEFGDHGAFAKLLRACGEVDGLERVRFTSPHPAMFTDDVIDAMAETPNVMPQLHMPLQSGSDEVLRRMKRSYRSKKFLGILERVRDRIPEAAITTDIIVGFPGETEEEFQRTLEVVEASRFSSAFTFQYSIRPGTPAATMEGQLPKEVVQERFERLTALQDRITYEENLALEGRTVEILVAEGEGTRDARTDRLSGRSRDHRLVHFSLPEGLSESDRPRPGDLVTARVTHAAPHYLIADSALERAGAGSSAEDLFSVRRTRSGDAWEAGALGLETGGSCGTGGGAAPSGPITLGMPSLRLR, encoded by the coding sequence ATGTCCCACAGCTCGCTTGCACCGCACCCGTCGTCGGATCCCTCCCTGGACGCCGCCACCCCGCCCCGCGGCACCTACCAGGTGCGCACCTTCGGCTGCCAGATGAACGTCCACGACTCCGAGCGCCTCACCGGCATGCTCGAGGAGTCCGGATACGTCGCCGCCCCGGCCGGGGCCGACGCCCGCCGCGGCGAGGTGGACGTGATCGTCTTCAACACCTGCGCGGTGCGGGAGAACGCGGCCAAGAAGCTCTACGGCACCCTCGGATCGCTGCGCCCGGGCAAGGACGCCAACCCCGGCATGCAGATCGCGGTCGGCGGCTGCCTCGCCCAGAAGGACCGGGACGCCATCGTCGAGAGCGCGCCCTGGGTGGACGTGGTCTTCGGCACCCACAACCTCGGCTCGCTGCCCGTGCTGCTGGACCGGTCGCGGCACAACGCCGAGGCTCAGGTCGAGATCCTCGAGTCCCTCGAGGTGTTCCCGTCCACGCTGCCCACGCGGCGCGAGTCCTCCTACGCCGCCTGGGTGTCGATCTCCGTGGGCTGCAACAACACCTGCACCTTCTGCATCGTGCCCTCGCTGCGCGGCAAGGAGAAGGACCGCCGGCCGGGGGAGGTCCTCGCCGAGGTGCGCGACGTCGTCGAGTCCGGCGCCATCGAGGTGACCCTGCTGGGGCAGAACGTGAACTCCTACGGCGTGGAGTTCGGCGACCACGGCGCCTTCGCGAAGCTGCTGCGCGCCTGCGGAGAGGTCGACGGGCTCGAGCGCGTGCGCTTCACCTCCCCGCATCCGGCCATGTTCACCGACGACGTCATCGACGCGATGGCCGAGACCCCGAACGTCATGCCCCAGCTGCACATGCCGCTGCAGTCCGGCAGCGACGAGGTGCTGCGTCGGATGAAGCGCTCCTACCGCTCCAAGAAGTTCCTGGGGATCCTGGAGCGGGTCCGTGATCGGATCCCCGAGGCCGCGATCACGACCGACATCATCGTGGGCTTCCCGGGGGAGACCGAGGAGGAATTCCAGCGCACCCTCGAGGTCGTCGAGGCCTCGCGGTTCTCCAGCGCCTTCACCTTCCAGTACTCCATCCGTCCCGGCACCCCGGCGGCGACGATGGAGGGCCAGCTGCCCAAGGAGGTCGTCCAGGAGCGCTTCGAACGCCTCACCGCGCTCCAGGACCGCATCACCTACGAGGAGAACCTCGCCCTGGAGGGGCGGACGGTCGAGATCCTGGTCGCCGAGGGCGAAGGGACGCGCGATGCCCGCACGGATCGTCTCTCGGGCCGCTCCCGTGACCACCGCCTGGTCCACTTCTCCCTGCCCGAGGGCCTCTCCGAGTCCGATCGCCCCCGACCCGGAGACCTGGTGACCGCGCGCGTCACCCACGCCGCCCCGCACTACCTCATCGCGGACAGCGCCCTGGAGCGCGCCGGCGCCGGGAGCTCGGCCGAGGATCTCTTCTCGGTGCGCCGCACCCGGTCCGGTGACGCCTGGGAGGCGGGAGCGCTGGGCCTCGAGACCGGCGGCTCGTGCGGCACCGGTGGCGGCGCGGCCCCGAGCGGCCCGATCACCCTCGGAATGCCCTCGCTGCGACTGCGCTGA
- a CDS encoding regulatory protein RecX: MASIPPAGGAEDHPVPGAAGISSPRTSAATAAPEEVRERLADRTRQVLSRPRPAPDPEHAAREKAVVHECRYLMRLLAIRRRSAGEMRERLRQREVPGSIAHEALARIDRAGLIDDEFFARDWVEQRRELRSLGDEALRRELEAKQVDACWIEAALEGGDEEEQRCRQLVRSRIGHRDREQLRSDRDGSHRRRLSRRLDALLTRKGYPGSLAVHVISGELRAAAEAPEG; this comes from the coding sequence ATGGCATCGATCCCACCCGCCGGCGGCGCCGAGGACCATCCGGTCCCCGGCGCCGCCGGCATCTCCAGCCCCCGGACGTCCGCCGCGACCGCCGCGCCCGAGGAGGTCCGCGAGCGCCTGGCCGATCGCACCCGGCAGGTCCTCTCCCGCCCCCGTCCGGCACCGGATCCGGAGCACGCCGCGCGGGAGAAGGCCGTGGTGCATGAGTGCCGCTACCTCATGCGGCTGCTGGCCATCCGCCGCCGCTCGGCGGGGGAGATGCGTGAGCGTCTGCGCCAGCGCGAGGTGCCGGGATCCATCGCCCACGAGGCGCTGGCCCGCATCGACCGCGCCGGGCTGATCGACGACGAGTTCTTCGCCCGCGACTGGGTGGAGCAGCGCCGCGAGCTGCGCTCCCTCGGGGACGAGGCCCTGCGTCGGGAGCTCGAGGCCAAGCAGGTCGACGCCTGCTGGATCGAGGCCGCTCTGGAGGGCGGTGACGAGGAGGAGCAGCGCTGCCGCCAGCTGGTGCGCTCCCGGATCGGGCACCGCGACCGCGAACAGCTGCGCAGCGACCGTGACGGCAGCCACCGGCGCCGGCTGTCGCGTCGGCTGGATGCCCTGCTCACCCGCAAGGGCTATCCAGGGTCCCTCGCGGTGCACGTGATCTCCGGCGAGCTGCGTGCCGCCGCCGAGGCCCCTGAGGGCTGA
- the recA gene encoding recombinase RecA encodes MAAPKSASKPPVTKSSAKDRSSSLDNALAQIDRQFGKGSIMRLGDDTRPPVEVIPTGSVALDAALGIGGLPRGRIVEIYGPESSGKTTLALHAVANAQRNGGIAAFIDAEHAMDPEYAKKLGVDTDALLVSQPDTGEQALEITDMLIRSGALDIVVIDSVAALVPKAEIEGEMGDSHVGLQARLMSQALRKLTGALSASGTTAIFINQLREKIGVFFGSPETTTGGKALKFYASVRMDIRRIETLKTGTDSVGNRTRVKVVKNKMAPPFKQAEFDILYGEGISREGGLLDLGVEHGVVRKSGAWFTYEGDQLGQGKENSRQFLKDNTDLAAEIEEKILRTLGVGKYAAEQEAPQVEAPLDEDEFLDEDVPVTI; translated from the coding sequence ATGGCAGCACCGAAGTCAGCCTCCAAGCCCCCGGTCACGAAGTCGTCCGCGAAGGATCGCAGCTCCTCGCTCGACAACGCCCTCGCCCAGATCGATCGGCAGTTCGGCAAGGGCTCGATCATGCGTCTGGGCGACGACACCCGCCCGCCCGTCGAGGTCATCCCCACCGGCTCCGTCGCGCTGGACGCCGCGCTCGGCATCGGCGGGCTGCCCCGCGGGCGCATCGTCGAGATCTACGGCCCGGAGTCCTCCGGCAAGACCACGCTCGCCCTCCACGCGGTGGCCAACGCCCAGCGCAACGGCGGCATCGCGGCCTTCATCGACGCCGAGCACGCGATGGACCCGGAGTACGCGAAGAAGCTCGGCGTGGACACCGACGCCCTGCTGGTCTCCCAGCCGGACACCGGCGAGCAGGCCCTGGAGATCACGGACATGCTGATCCGCTCCGGCGCGCTGGACATCGTGGTCATCGACTCCGTGGCGGCCCTCGTGCCCAAGGCCGAGATCGAGGGCGAGATGGGCGACTCCCACGTCGGCCTCCAGGCGCGACTGATGTCGCAGGCCCTGCGCAAGCTCACCGGTGCGCTCTCCGCCTCCGGCACCACCGCGATCTTCATCAACCAGCTGCGCGAGAAGATCGGTGTGTTCTTCGGCAGCCCCGAGACCACCACGGGCGGCAAGGCGCTGAAGTTCTACGCCTCCGTGCGCATGGACATCCGTCGCATCGAGACGCTGAAGACCGGCACCGACTCCGTCGGCAACCGCACCCGCGTCAAGGTGGTCAAGAACAAGATGGCCCCGCCCTTCAAGCAGGCCGAGTTCGACATCCTGTACGGCGAGGGCATCTCCCGCGAGGGCGGTCTGCTGGACCTCGGCGTCGAGCACGGCGTGGTCCGCAAGTCCGGGGCCTGGTTCACCTACGAAGGCGACCAGCTGGGCCAGGGCAAGGAGAACTCCCGCCAGTTCCTCAAGGACAACACCGACCTCGCCGCGGAGATCGAGGAGAAGATCCTGCGCACCCTCGGCGTGGGGAAGTACGCGGCCGAGCAGGAGGCCCCGCAGGTCGAGGCTCCGCTCGACGAGGACGAGTTCCTCGACGAGGACGTCCCGGTCACCATCTGA
- a CDS encoding DUF3046 domain-containing protein produces MRRSEFTELADHVFGPALARTYTSDLVLEEIGGISAEQALERGVAVRSVWNALCDAMDVPDSARWEIAAEQRRR; encoded by the coding sequence GTGCGACGCAGCGAGTTCACGGAGCTGGCCGACCACGTGTTCGGTCCTGCTCTCGCCCGCACCTACACCAGCGACCTCGTGCTCGAGGAGATCGGCGGCATCAGCGCCGAGCAGGCTCTCGAGCGCGGGGTCGCCGTGCGTTCCGTGTGGAATGCGCTCTGCGACGCCATGGACGTGCCGGACTCCGCCCGCTGGGAGATCGCGGCCGAGCAGCGACGACGCTGA
- a CDS encoding helix-turn-helix domain-containing protein, whose product MILFRQELGDVLRDARRSQGRTLRQVSSDARVSLGYLSEIERGQKEASSELLVSVTDALGLPLSFVLREVSDRIAVAERVTIPDTVPEGLADGTAPLVGAR is encoded by the coding sequence ATGATCCTGTTCCGCCAGGAGCTGGGCGACGTGCTGCGAGACGCACGCCGTTCCCAGGGCCGCACGCTGCGGCAGGTGTCCTCCGATGCTCGCGTGTCGCTGGGCTACCTCAGCGAGATCGAGCGCGGTCAGAAGGAGGCCTCCAGCGAGCTGCTGGTCTCGGTGACCGACGCCCTGGGTCTCCCGCTGTCCTTCGTGCTCCGAGAGGTGTCCGACCGAATCGCCGTCGCCGAGCGCGTGACGATCCCGGACACGGTCCCGGAGGGACTCGCGGACGGCACCGCGCCGCTCGTCGGCGCCCGCTGA
- a CDS encoding CinA family protein: protein MVEQAADGGPVDPRPIIERAAARGWMLATAESLTAGAVVARLADVPGSSAAIAGGAACYSYEAKTRVLGVDADLLAATGAVTEEVAAAMAEGALALYDADLAVSTTGVAGPGPDARGAAEGTVMLGIARRGRSTWTRELRLSGGRAEIRSRTVDAALLMLAAELAE from the coding sequence ATGGTCGAGCAGGCGGCCGACGGGGGACCCGTCGACCCGCGCCCGATCATCGAGCGGGCCGCCGCTCGCGGATGGATGCTCGCCACGGCGGAGTCGCTGACCGCAGGGGCCGTGGTGGCCCGGCTGGCGGACGTGCCCGGATCCAGCGCGGCCATCGCCGGAGGAGCGGCCTGCTACTCCTACGAGGCCAAGACCAGGGTGCTCGGGGTGGATGCTGATCTCCTCGCCGCCACGGGCGCCGTGACCGAGGAGGTGGCGGCGGCCATGGCGGAGGGGGCGCTCGCCCTCTACGACGCGGATCTCGCCGTCTCGACGACCGGAGTGGCCGGACCCGGCCCCGACGCCCGGGGAGCCGCCGAGGGGACCGTCATGCTCGGGATCGCACGACGCGGCCGCTCGACGTGGACCCGTGAACTCCGTCTCAGCGGCGGGCGGGCCGAGATCCGCTCCCGCACCGTCGACGCGGCGCTGTTGATGCTCGCCGCGGAACTCGCGGAGTAG
- the pgsA gene encoding CDP-diacylglycerol--glycerol-3-phosphate 3-phosphatidyltransferase gives MTAPRTAEVPLWNIANILTMVRCAMVPVLVVLAVLHADSVPGRLLVAGVFVLAMITDFADGHLARSRNLITDFGKIMDPIADKAMTGAALIMLSVWDYVPWWMTVLILVREIGITVMRFTILKYGALPANMAGKAKTMVQTIAITFCLIPFELWWGPARWIGLALMLLAVVLTVWSGAVNVKDGLRLRREALAAGTGA, from the coding sequence ATGACCGCACCGCGCACCGCCGAGGTCCCGCTCTGGAACATCGCCAACATCCTCACCATGGTGCGGTGCGCGATGGTCCCCGTGCTCGTGGTCCTCGCGGTGCTCCACGCGGACTCGGTCCCGGGACGGCTCCTGGTCGCGGGCGTGTTCGTGCTCGCGATGATCACGGACTTCGCGGATGGGCATCTGGCCCGCAGCCGCAACCTGATCACCGACTTCGGCAAGATCATGGATCCCATCGCGGACAAGGCGATGACCGGGGCGGCGCTGATCATGCTGTCGGTCTGGGACTACGTGCCGTGGTGGATGACGGTGCTGATCCTGGTGCGCGAGATCGGCATCACCGTCATGCGCTTCACCATCCTCAAGTACGGAGCGCTGCCCGCGAACATGGCGGGCAAGGCCAAGACCATGGTCCAGACGATCGCGATCACCTTCTGCCTGATCCCCTTCGAGCTGTGGTGGGGCCCGGCGCGCTGGATCGGCCTCGCGCTGATGCTCCTGGCCGTGGTCCTGACCGTGTGGTCGGGCGCGGTCAACGTCAAGGACGGTCTGCGGCTGCGCCGTGAGGCCCTCGCCGCCGGCACCGGCGCCTGA